A section of the Polyangium spumosum genome encodes:
- a CDS encoding penicillin-binding transpeptidase domain-containing protein, whose translation MSPIRSLLAPVALASVLLLGSPDAHAAPRGLHRIRVTDGAVYGAVGGKEKPVRLTLDPRLQQKAERLLARSDAPEAAIVASDVRTGRILVWASRGGRDYVAEPHAPSASLFKIVTAAALLEGGYANASTETCYSGGFSSIKPADLESRGSACTTFGEALGKSINVVFAKMAKKHLDAGDLRRMAGTLGFTGELPIDVPASSGRVDIPDDPFGMARAAAGFWNGKLSPLGALFAMQTIANGGERVRLVLKDPGVPVARVVERRALDPRVARTLNRMLQVTTKRGTCVKAFRHADGTRALPGMAVAAKTGTLVGKKPARMFSWFTSFAPADKPEIAVAVMLANDLTWRTKANIVGRELLEAYFAGGRDEPHAR comes from the coding sequence GACGCGCACGCCGCGCCGCGTGGCCTGCACCGCATCCGTGTCACCGACGGCGCGGTGTACGGCGCCGTCGGCGGCAAGGAAAAGCCCGTGCGCCTGACGCTCGATCCGCGCCTGCAACAGAAGGCCGAGCGGCTGCTCGCGCGCTCGGACGCACCCGAGGCCGCGATCGTCGCGTCGGACGTGCGGACCGGGCGGATCCTCGTCTGGGCGAGCCGCGGCGGCCGCGACTACGTGGCCGAACCCCACGCCCCGAGCGCGAGCCTGTTCAAGATCGTCACGGCCGCGGCCCTGCTCGAAGGCGGGTACGCGAACGCCAGCACGGAGACGTGTTATTCGGGCGGCTTCAGCAGCATCAAGCCGGCCGATCTGGAGAGCCGCGGCTCCGCCTGCACGACGTTCGGCGAGGCGCTCGGCAAGAGCATCAACGTCGTCTTCGCGAAGATGGCGAAGAAGCACCTCGACGCCGGTGATCTCCGGCGCATGGCAGGCACGCTCGGCTTCACGGGCGAGCTGCCGATCGACGTGCCCGCGAGCTCGGGCCGCGTCGACATCCCCGACGATCCCTTCGGCATGGCCCGCGCGGCGGCGGGGTTCTGGAACGGAAAACTCTCGCCGCTCGGCGCCCTCTTCGCGATGCAGACGATCGCCAACGGCGGCGAGCGCGTGCGGCTCGTGCTGAAGGATCCCGGCGTCCCCGTCGCCCGCGTCGTCGAGCGCCGCGCCCTCGATCCGCGCGTCGCGCGCACGCTGAACCGCATGCTCCAGGTGACGACGAAACGAGGGACGTGCGTGAAGGCCTTCCGTCACGCCGACGGGACACGCGCCTTGCCGGGCATGGCCGTGGCCGCGAAGACCGGCACGCTGGTCGGCAAGAAGCCCGCGCGTATGTTCTCGTGGTTCACCTCGTTCGCGCCCGCCGACAAACCGGAGATCGCCGTCGCCGTCATGCTGGCGAACGACCTTACCTGGCGCACCAAGGCGAACATCGTCGGCCGCGAGCTGCTCGAGGCCTACTTCGCCGGCGGCCGCGACGAACCGCACGCGCGGTAA